One window of the Sphaerochaeta associata genome contains the following:
- a CDS encoding DNA-processing protein DprA, translated as MDSIQLQALHYETLLKASKGAEAKASYAFEKAMEYSILNESLVLHAQTYAQLLGVEASFISDAYYEIRPHFDTMDDSVAILGWESPHWPRQVDSFAFRPRFLYVQGNVGLLSQCAVSVIGTRSPSLEGKQLALSTAQSLGKAGYVVASGLALGIDGVAHKAALAAGYPTIAVIGTPINACYPPEHRALQQEIAKAGAVVSRFSPATVTQKWHFLLRNRLMSALSDASVVVEDRDGGGAVRQAAFALEQKKYLFIYQSSVDNHSVLWPRQFANQSRVFIIKKSQDLPRVLNQAKKTREGVGKPRQKAVQLDLF; from the coding sequence ATGGATAGCATACAGCTTCAAGCTCTGCATTACGAAACATTGCTGAAGGCCTCCAAAGGAGCCGAGGCCAAGGCTTCCTACGCCTTTGAGAAGGCCATGGAGTACTCAATCCTCAACGAGAGTCTAGTGTTGCACGCCCAGACCTATGCACAGTTGCTTGGAGTGGAGGCTTCGTTCATCAGCGATGCGTATTACGAAATTCGCCCACACTTCGATACCATGGATGATTCTGTCGCAATCCTCGGTTGGGAAAGCCCCCACTGGCCCAGGCAGGTTGACTCCTTTGCCTTTCGTCCAAGATTTCTGTATGTCCAGGGTAATGTGGGGCTGCTCAGTCAGTGTGCGGTATCGGTCATAGGCACCCGTTCTCCTTCCTTGGAAGGGAAGCAGTTGGCTCTCAGCACCGCCCAATCGCTGGGAAAAGCCGGGTATGTGGTTGCCAGCGGTTTGGCATTGGGCATAGACGGTGTTGCTCACAAGGCTGCCTTGGCTGCAGGGTATCCGACCATCGCGGTCATCGGTACACCCATCAATGCCTGCTATCCTCCCGAACATCGAGCCTTGCAGCAGGAAATCGCCAAAGCCGGGGCTGTAGTAAGCCGCTTTTCTCCTGCAACGGTGACCCAGAAGTGGCATTTCCTGCTCCGCAACCGTCTGATGAGTGCGCTCAGTGATGCTTCGGTGGTGGTCGAGGACCGGGACGGGGGAGGTGCGGTTCGGCAGGCTGCTTTTGCCTTGGAACAGAAGAAGTACCTCTTCATCTACCAAAGCAGTGTGGACAACCATAGTGTCCTATGGCCCCGCCAATTCGCCAACCAGAGCAGGGTGTTCATCATCAAGAAGAGCCAAGACCTGCCAAGGGTGCTCAATCAGGCGAAGAAGACACGCGAAGGGGTGGGGAAACCCAGGCAAAAGGCTGTGCAACTCGACCTCTTCTGA